Below is a window of Pseudarthrobacter equi DNA.
GGCGGGCCGGGCGGGAGGAAGGGGTCTCTGCAGGCTGCCGGGCAGCTGCAGGACGGGGAAATAGCGGCACTGGGTACTCCGATCTTCGTTGATCTGTGGTGCTGGGGATGATGCTCGTAGGTGCTGTGATGCGAGCGGAAGGGCGCCTCCGGGAAGCCTGGAATCAGATCCGGGAAAACGCTTTCTAGATGCAATGCTACAAGTGCCGAACTTGTAGTACAAGATGTCCGGGCAAGAACTTTTGTCTCAATTTGATAGAGGGTTGCCCCGGCAATGGGGAACGGCCCGCCGCAGGGGACGGGCCGTTCCAGGGTAGTGCGTGAAGCGTGTGCGGTTACTTGATGCCGGTGGTGGCGATGCCTTTGATGAGGAATCGTTGGCCGAAGAGGAAGACCAGGAAGACCGGGAGCAGGGACACGATGGACATGGCGAACAGTGAGCCCCAGCTGGTGGCGGACTGGGAGTCCACGAAGGCGCGCAGGGCCACGGGGACGGTGAACATGTCCGGGTCCGTGAGGTAGATCAGGGCGCCGAAGAAGTCGTTCCAGGTCCAGATGAACGTGAAGATGGTGGTGGTGGCCAGGGCCGGGACCATCAGCGGCAGGATGACGCGCAGGAAGATGCGCGGGTGGCCGGCGCCGTCGATGCGGGCTGCCTCGTCCAGGTCCTTGGGGATACCGCGGATGAACTGGACCATCAGGAACACGAAGAACGCGTCCGTTGCGAGCAGTTTGGGGACCAGCAGCGGCCAGAAGGTGTTCACCCAGCCGATCTGCGAGAACAGGATGTACTGCGGGACGATGACCACGTGGAACGGGAGCATGATGGTCAGCAGCATGATGCCGAAGAACAGCTTCTTGCCGGTGAACTGCAGCCGGGCGAACGCGTACGCGGCCATGGAGCACGAGATCAGGTTGCCCAGGATGGACCCGATCACCACGATGGCCGAGTTGAGCATGTAGTGGCCGAACGGGTGGGTCAGCGCGGACCAGCCGGAGGTGTAGTTGCTCATCTCGAGGCTGTTCAGCCACAGCCCGGGTTCGCGGAAGATCAGTTCGTTGGGCCGCAGGGACGAGACGACCATCCACAACAGCGGGTAGATCATCAGGCCGCCGGCGAGGATGAGGACGGCGTGCTTCATCAGTGACTTGGTCCGCTGCGCCCGGCTGAAGGCCAGGGTGCCGCGGGACTCGCGGGGCTTGCGGTGGTTCGTAGGCTTACCGGATCCTGCGGACTTCTTGTCCGAGGCGGGCAGCGTCTCCAGGTTAGTCGTCATAGAAAACCCAATACTTAGAAGCGATGAAGTTGATGGCGGTGAAGACACCGATGATGAGCAGCAGGACCCACGCCATGGCGGATGCGTAGCCCATGTCGAACTGGCCGAAGCCCTTCTGGTACAGGTACAGCGTGAAGAACATCGTCGAATCCGACGGGCCGCCGTTGCCGCCCGAGACGATGAACGCCTGCGTGAACGACTGGAACGAACCGATGATCTGCAGGACAAGGTTGAAGAAGATGATCGGGCTCAGCATCGGCATCGTGATCCGCCAGAACTGCTGAAGCGTCGAAGCACCATCCACCCTGGCCGCCTCGTAATACATCACCGGGATCTGCCGCAGGCCCGCCAGGAAAATGATCATCGGGGCACCGAACGTCCACACGTGCAACAGGATGATCGACCCCAGCGCGGTACCGGGATCAGAGATCCAGCCCGGACCCTGAATACCGAACATCGCCAAAACCTGGTTCACCAGGCCGGTAGTGCCGAAGATCTGCTTCCAGAGAATCGCCACCGCCACCGAACCACCCAGCAGGGACGGCAAATAGAACACCGAACGATAAAACGGCAAACCACGCAGGCCCTTATCGAGCACCAGCGCGATCAGGAGCGCCACCGCCAACTGCAGCGGAACACCCACGAACACGTACGTGAACGTCACCCGCAACGAGTTATGCAACCGCGCATCGGAAAGCATCCGGATGAAGTTATCCGCCCCGGTCCATTCCGGCGGCTGGAGCAGGTTGTAATCAGTGAAGGACAGATACAACGACATCAACATCGGGCCGATAGTGATGGCAACCAGGCCCACCAACCACGGCAACAGGAAAATATAGGCGGCCTTGTTATCCCGGCCGTTGGCCTTCTTCTCCTCGGCAGTGGCCTTGCCCTTCCGCCGGCTGATGGAACTCAGTTCGCTAATAGCGCTCACTGCTGCTCCCCCGCTCCGGGCGTCAGGCCCGCCGCACCCGGCATTCCTGCCGGGCACAGTGCCCTGGGTATGTGCTTTACGGCCATGTGGTCTCCTTTGGTCATCGTGGCCTCCACGGTGTGGTCATCGCCTGGGCGATGAGTGTCAGCTCCCCGCGCCGTCCCGGCGCCGGCTTGGAAATCGGCTGGGACCGGCCGCAGGTGGTGCTGAATGAAAAAGCGGCTCCGTACCAAAGTAAACGGTTTCTTGACTCCTGTATAGCCCTTTGTTAGTTTTTGAGAAAGCGTTTTCTGTAATGGGCATCACTCAACTGTAGAACACCACCTGAGGGGCAGGACAATGAGGTTTCGTCGGAAGAAGACAGTAATGGGGG
It encodes the following:
- a CDS encoding carbohydrate ABC transporter permease, yielding MTTNLETLPASDKKSAGSGKPTNHRKPRESRGTLAFSRAQRTKSLMKHAVLILAGGLMIYPLLWMVVSSLRPNELIFREPGLWLNSLEMSNYTSGWSALTHPFGHYMLNSAIVVIGSILGNLISCSMAAYAFARLQFTGKKLFFGIMLLTIMLPFHVVIVPQYILFSQIGWVNTFWPLLVPKLLATDAFFVFLMVQFIRGIPKDLDEAARIDGAGHPRIFLRVILPLMVPALATTTIFTFIWTWNDFFGALIYLTDPDMFTVPVALRAFVDSQSATSWGSLFAMSIVSLLPVFLVFLFGQRFLIKGIATTGIK
- a CDS encoding carbohydrate ABC transporter permease, with amino-acid sequence MSAISELSSISRRKGKATAEEKKANGRDNKAAYIFLLPWLVGLVAITIGPMLMSLYLSFTDYNLLQPPEWTGADNFIRMLSDARLHNSLRVTFTYVFVGVPLQLAVALLIALVLDKGLRGLPFYRSVFYLPSLLGGSVAVAILWKQIFGTTGLVNQVLAMFGIQGPGWISDPGTALGSIILLHVWTFGAPMIIFLAGLRQIPVMYYEAARVDGASTLQQFWRITMPMLSPIIFFNLVLQIIGSFQSFTQAFIVSGGNGGPSDSTMFFTLYLYQKGFGQFDMGYASAMAWVLLLIIGVFTAINFIASKYWVFYDD